The following coding sequences are from one Beggiatoa alba B18LD window:
- the gspG gene encoding type II secretion system major pseudopilin GspG, with translation MINTQSLKQAYRQTGFTLIEVMVVIVILGILATLVVPSIMGRTADARVTKTKHDIHAIEAALKLYKLDNYVYPSTDQGLEALVTRPTSAPEPRKWKEGGYLERLPMDAWGSPYQYMSPGVHGEIDIWSLGADKQPDGMGENMDIGNWSVE, from the coding sequence ATGATAAACACACAATCTTTAAAGCAAGCTTATCGTCAAACAGGTTTTACCTTGATTGAAGTGATGGTCGTCATTGTCATTTTAGGCATTTTGGCAACCCTTGTTGTCCCTAGCATTATGGGACGTACTGCCGATGCACGTGTCACTAAAACCAAACATGATATTCACGCCATAGAAGCCGCTTTAAAGCTTTATAAACTAGATAATTATGTGTATCCATCAACTGACCAAGGATTAGAAGCCCTTGTCACTCGTCCAACCAGTGCCCCAGAGCCGAGAAAGTGGAAGGAAGGCGGTTATTTAGAACGTTTACCAATGGATGCGTGGGGCTCTCCCTATCAATACATGAGTCCTGGTGTACATGGTGAAATTGACATCTGGTCACTGGGAGCAGATAAACAACCCGATGGCATGGGGGAAAATATGGATATTGGAAATTGGTCTGTAGAATAA
- the ispF gene encoding 2-C-methyl-D-erythritol 2,4-cyclodiphosphate synthase, with protein MRVKTGLGQDSHRFILAHEHKPLILAGILFPDDLGLEGNSDADVVLHAITNGISGITGVNILGKISDELCLKQGITNSRVYVEEALKYLNGWQICHISISIECQTPKITPFIPAMKQSIAELLQITVADVGITATTGEGLTDFGKGLGIQVFCIITAVQE; from the coding sequence ATGCGTGTTAAAACAGGATTAGGACAAGATAGCCATCGTTTTATTTTGGCTCATGAGCATAAGCCTTTAATATTGGCTGGGATTTTATTTCCTGATGATTTAGGATTAGAGGGGAATAGCGATGCTGATGTGGTATTACATGCCATTACGAATGGGATTTCTGGGATTACAGGCGTTAATATTCTCGGCAAAATCAGTGATGAGTTGTGTTTAAAACAGGGGATTACAAATAGTCGGGTGTATGTTGAGGAAGCGTTAAAGTATTTAAATGGTTGGCAAATTTGCCATATTTCTATCAGTATTGAGTGTCAAACGCCTAAAATTACGCCGTTTATTCCTGCGATGAAACAGAGCATTGCTGAATTATTGCAGATAACGGTGGCAGATGTTGGCATTACTGCAACGACGGGCGAGGGTTTAACTGATTTTGGCAAGGGTTTAGGTATTCAGGTTTTTTGCATTATTACAGCAGTGCAGGAGTAG
- the metK gene encoding methionine adenosyltransferase: MSEAVLFTSESVSEGHPDKIADQISDAVLDALLAQDKKARVACETLVKTGMVVVAGEITTNTWVDVEALVRNTIKEIGYNSSEMGFDWESCAVLSAIGKQSVDIAVGVDETENHEQGAGDQGLMFGYATNETDVLMPAPITYAHRLVKRQAELRKNGTLPWLRPDAKSQVTFRYIDGKPVGVDAVVLSTQHSPDISNKSLQEAIMDDVIKHVIPSEWLDKNTRYYINPTGRFVIGGPMGDCGLTGRKIIVDTYGGMARHGGGAFSGKDPSKVDRSAAYACRYVAKNIVAAGLAQRCEVQVSYAIGVAEPTSILVETFGTGKIDDAKLVRLVREHFDLRPRGLIAMLNLLRPIYGKTASYGHFGREDADFTWEQTDKADALREAAGIK, encoded by the coding sequence ATGTCTGAAGCTGTGCTTTTCACCTCTGAATCTGTTTCCGAAGGACATCCCGACAAAATTGCCGACCAAATTTCTGATGCGGTTTTAGACGCATTACTGGCGCAAGATAAAAAAGCGCGGGTAGCTTGTGAAACACTCGTCAAAACAGGGATGGTCGTGGTTGCAGGCGAAATTACCACCAATACATGGGTTGATGTAGAAGCCCTTGTCCGTAATACGATTAAAGAAATCGGCTATAACAGCTCAGAAATGGGATTCGACTGGGAATCTTGCGCTGTTTTATCCGCCATTGGTAAACAATCTGTTGATATTGCTGTTGGTGTTGACGAAACCGAAAATCACGAACAAGGCGCAGGCGACCAAGGCTTAATGTTCGGTTATGCTACCAACGAAACCGACGTATTAATGCCCGCCCCCATTACTTACGCGCACCGCTTAGTCAAACGTCAAGCCGAACTCCGTAAAAATGGCACACTCCCATGGTTACGCCCTGACGCAAAAAGCCAAGTCACTTTCCGCTATATTGATGGCAAACCTGTTGGCGTTGATGCCGTTGTTCTGTCCACCCAACACAGCCCTGATATCAGTAACAAATCCTTACAAGAAGCCATCATGGACGACGTGATTAAACACGTTATTCCATCTGAATGGTTAGACAAAAATACGCGCTATTACATCAATCCAACAGGTCGTTTTGTAATCGGTGGCCCTATGGGCGACTGCGGTTTGACAGGACGGAAAATCATTGTTGATACTTATGGCGGTATGGCAAGACATGGCGGTGGCGCATTCTCTGGAAAAGACCCCTCCAAAGTTGACCGCTCTGCAGCCTATGCCTGCCGTTATGTCGCTAAAAACATCGTAGCCGCTGGATTAGCCCAACGTTGTGAAGTCCAAGTATCCTACGCCATCGGCGTTGCCGAACCGACTTCTATTCTGGTTGAAACCTTTGGCACAGGCAAAATTGATGATGCCAAACTCGTGCGTTTAGTCCGTGAACACTTTGACTTACGTCCTCGTGGTTTAATTGCCATGTTAAATTTACTCCGTCCCATTTATGGCAAAACAGCCAGCTATGGACATTTCGGACGTGAAGACGCTGATTTTACATGGGAACAAACCGACAAAGCCGACGCACTGCGCGAAGCCGCTGGCATTAAATAA
- the metE gene encoding 5-methyltetrahydropteroyltriglutamate--homocysteine S-methyltransferase — MLQTHVLGFPRIGLQRELKFALEKYWRHEIDADALELVGQRLRTQHWVLQQQAGLDYVTVGDFAFYDHVLNHIQLLGCEPTRFNFTPEQTALNRYFIMARGVAADTTQALTQPALEMTKWFDTNYHYLVPEFTADTQFSLQSEQLFQEVQQAQQQGYAVKVVLISPLSFLWLGKITTGEKLSLLPRLIPVYQQILQRLHTMGVQWVQFDEPILGLDLTSPWKSAFQPTYDALATIPINLLLTSYFSPLADNLNLACQLPVAGLHIDAVRAPEEVQTIAQTLATDKVLSIGIIDGRNIWRTDLNAVLPVLKAIQAQRQASIWLAPSCSLLHCPLSLSQEQRLDAEVRTWLAFATEKLEELHVLKQALSDEKTVESALQENARILHQRRNSTRVHVPAVEERLTSLDASSDKRHARFNERQAKQRARFNLPLFPTTTIGSFPQTSEIRATRAAFKAGKLDQVSYIQQMQSAIAHAIEQQTQLGLDVLVHGEAERNDMVEYFGEQLEGFAFTQNGWVQSYGSRCVKPPIIYGDVWRARPMTVEWTTFAQSLTEKPMKGMLTGPITILQWSFVRDDQSRAQTALQIALAIRDEVVDLEHAGIGIIQIDEPAIREGLPLRKAQWENYLTGATRAFRIAASGVANTTQIHTHMCYAEFNDILPAIASLDADVITIETSRSQMELLTGFADFNYPNEIGPGVYDIHSPRVPSVEEMLNLLKKAAAVIPASHLWVNPDCGLKTRTWHETTAALRNMVTAAQTMRASL; from the coding sequence ATGTTACAAACACATGTTTTAGGCTTTCCTCGCATAGGCTTACAACGAGAACTTAAGTTCGCATTGGAAAAATATTGGCGACATGAAATTGATGCTGATGCATTAGAATTAGTCGGGCAACGGTTACGGACACAACACTGGGTATTGCAACAACAAGCAGGCTTAGATTATGTCACTGTTGGCGATTTTGCCTTTTACGACCACGTGTTAAACCATATTCAATTATTAGGTTGTGAACCGACACGTTTTAACTTTACCCCTGAACAAACTGCTTTAAACCGCTACTTTATAATGGCGCGTGGCGTTGCCGCAGACACAACGCAGGCGTTAACTCAACCCGCGTTAGAAATGACGAAATGGTTTGATACCAATTATCATTATTTAGTCCCTGAATTTACAGCAGATACTCAATTTAGTTTACAGTCAGAACAATTATTTCAAGAAGTTCAACAAGCTCAACAACAGGGTTATGCGGTAAAAGTGGTATTAATCAGCCCGTTAAGCTTTTTATGGTTAGGGAAAATCACAACGGGTGAAAAATTGTCGTTATTACCGCGCTTAATCCCTGTTTATCAACAAATTCTGCAACGGTTGCATACGATGGGCGTGCAATGGGTACAGTTTGATGAACCCATTTTAGGGCTAGATTTAACAAGCCCATGGAAATCAGCATTTCAACCCACTTACGATGCATTAGCCACTATTCCGATTAACCTTTTATTAACCAGCTATTTTTCACCGCTGGCGGATAATTTAAACCTTGCTTGTCAATTGCCTGTTGCCGGATTGCATATTGACGCAGTACGTGCCCCTGAAGAAGTGCAAACCATTGCGCAAACGCTTGCCACTGATAAAGTGTTGTCTATTGGCATTATTGACGGGCGTAATATTTGGCGTACTGATTTAAATGCGGTATTACCCGTTTTAAAAGCCATACAAGCCCAACGACAAGCCTCGATTTGGTTAGCACCCTCTTGTTCGTTACTGCATTGTCCATTGAGTTTAAGCCAAGAACAACGACTTGATGCCGAAGTGCGTACATGGTTAGCTTTTGCAACTGAAAAGTTGGAAGAATTACATGTTTTAAAACAAGCTTTATCCGATGAAAAAACTGTTGAATCTGCATTACAAGAAAATGCGCGGATTCTGCACCAACGACGTAATAGCACACGGGTGCATGTTCCTGCTGTTGAGGAACGTTTAACAAGCCTAGATGCAAGCAGCGACAAACGTCATGCCCGTTTTAATGAACGTCAAGCCAAACAACGCGCCCGTTTTAACTTGCCACTATTTCCCACGACAACCATTGGTTCTTTTCCCCAAACCAGTGAAATCCGTGCCACTCGCGCCGCTTTCAAAGCAGGCAAATTAGATCAAGTCAGTTATATCCAACAAATGCAATCTGCCATTGCACATGCGATTGAACAACAAACCCAATTAGGTTTAGATGTCCTTGTACACGGCGAAGCAGAACGTAATGATATGGTGGAATATTTTGGCGAACAGTTAGAAGGCTTTGCCTTTACCCAAAATGGTTGGGTGCAATCTTACGGCTCACGCTGTGTCAAACCGCCCATTATTTACGGCGATGTATGGCGGGCGCGTCCGATGACTGTGGAATGGACAACATTCGCCCAAAGCCTGACTGAAAAGCCCATGAAGGGAATGCTAACGGGACCGATAACTATTTTACAATGGTCGTTTGTCCGCGATGACCAATCCCGTGCACAAACCGCGTTGCAAATCGCGCTGGCGATTCGTGATGAAGTAGTAGATTTAGAACACGCAGGCATAGGCATTATTCAAATCGATGAACCTGCGATTCGAGAAGGTTTACCGTTACGTAAAGCCCAATGGGAAAATTATTTAACAGGGGCAACCCGTGCTTTTAGAATTGCCGCGTCGGGCGTTGCTAATACCACGCAGATTCACACTCACATGTGCTATGCCGAGTTTAACGATATTCTGCCCGCAATCGCTTCACTGGATGCGGATGTTATCACCATAGAAACCAGTCGTTCACAAATGGAATTATTAACGGGATTTGCTGACTTTAACTACCCCAATGAAATTGGACCTGGTGTTTACGATATTCACTCGCCCCGCGTGCCGAGTGTTGAAGAAATGCTGAACTTGCTAAAAAAAGCCGCCGCTGTCATTCCAGCCTCACATCTTTGGGTTAATCCTGATTGCGGTTTAAAAACACGCACATGGCACGAAACGACCGCCGCATTAAGAAATATGGTGACTGCCGCACAAACAATGCGAGCCAGCCTGTAA
- a CDS encoding molybdopterin cofactor-binding domain-containing protein — MNTIFNLSRRTFLKTGASVGAGLTLGLYLPKTLAESEKIPVTTTEIVLEPNAFVRIGTDNTVTVTVKHVEMGQGTYTGLPTLVAEELDADWAQIKVVGAPADAGRYNNLFWGPVQGTGGSTAMANSFEQMRVAGATARKMLITAAAQAWKVPAEEIVIKAGVVSHPASKHQASFGELAELASHVAVPEHGEIKLKEPKDFVYIGKMAIKRKDTKAKTNGTAIYTQDINFPDLLTAVVAHSPRFGGKVKSVDMSKAKAVKGVVNVVEIPTGVAVLAKDFWTAKKGRDALVIEWDNSQAFMGSSADILADYKKQAESMGKVARREGDVETNLPKTTKKRHAEYVFPFLAHATMEPMNCVVKLSKDSCEVWNGEQFQTIDQANIAQVVGLKPEQVKINMLYAGGSFGRRANPKSDYVKEAASIAKAVEGTPIKLVWTREDDMQGGQYRPFYYHTIDAGLDEKGNVTAWHHRIVGQSIIAGSPFEGFLIKEGIDATSVEGASTLPYQIPNLLVDLHTTSSQIPIQWWRSVGSTHTAFSTETMLDELAHDAGKDPVEFRLALLKEHPRHAGVLKLAAEKAGWGTPLAKGKGRGVAVHESFNTYVAQVAEVTVKEDGTFSVDRVVCAVDCGIAINPDVIRAQMEGGLGYGLSATLAESITFKDGLVEQSNFHNYPVLRINQMPSIEVYIVESTEKPTGVGEPATPVIAPAVANALFAVTGKRLYELPLKLA; from the coding sequence ATGAATACGATTTTTAATCTGAGTCGTCGGACATTTTTAAAAACAGGGGCAAGCGTTGGTGCAGGACTCACGTTAGGCTTGTATTTGCCGAAAACCCTCGCAGAATCTGAAAAAATTCCCGTTACTACCACTGAAATTGTTTTAGAACCGAATGCTTTTGTACGCATTGGCACAGATAATACGGTGACAGTTACCGTTAAGCATGTAGAAATGGGACAAGGGACTTATACAGGTTTACCGACCTTAGTCGCTGAAGAATTAGATGCAGATTGGGCGCAAATTAAGGTGGTTGGCGCACCTGCGGATGCGGGACGCTATAACAATTTATTCTGGGGCCCTGTACAAGGCACAGGTGGCAGTACCGCAATGGCAAATTCTTTCGAGCAAATGCGCGTTGCAGGCGCGACCGCTCGAAAAATGTTGATTACCGCCGCCGCGCAGGCATGGAAAGTGCCCGCTGAGGAAATTGTGATTAAAGCGGGTGTTGTCAGTCATCCCGCATCTAAACATCAAGCCAGTTTTGGCGAATTAGCCGAATTAGCTTCGCATGTGGCTGTCCCTGAACATGGGGAAATTAAATTAAAAGAGCCGAAAGATTTTGTTTATATCGGCAAAATGGCGATAAAACGCAAAGATACTAAAGCGAAAACGAATGGCACGGCGATTTATACCCAAGATATTAATTTCCCTGATTTACTGACTGCTGTTGTTGCTCATTCCCCCCGTTTTGGCGGTAAAGTCAAAAGTGTCGACATGAGCAAGGCGAAAGCTGTAAAAGGTGTGGTTAATGTGGTAGAAATTCCCACAGGGGTTGCCGTGTTAGCCAAAGATTTTTGGACAGCGAAAAAAGGACGTGATGCCCTCGTTATTGAATGGGATAACAGTCAAGCATTTATGGGAAGTTCTGCCGATATTCTCGCTGATTATAAAAAACAAGCGGAAAGTATGGGCAAAGTTGCCCGCCGTGAGGGTGATGTTGAAACCAATTTACCCAAAACGACTAAAAAACGTCATGCTGAATATGTCTTTCCTTTCCTTGCTCATGCCACGATGGAACCCATGAATTGCGTGGTTAAACTCAGTAAAGACAGTTGTGAAGTATGGAATGGTGAACAATTTCAAACGATAGACCAAGCCAATATTGCTCAAGTGGTTGGTTTAAAACCTGAGCAAGTTAAAATTAATATGCTTTATGCAGGCGGTAGCTTTGGACGGCGGGCAAATCCTAAATCGGATTATGTCAAAGAAGCTGCGTCGATTGCTAAAGCGGTTGAAGGCACGCCCATTAAATTGGTTTGGACACGTGAAGATGATATGCAAGGCGGACAATATCGTCCCTTCTATTATCACACCATCGATGCAGGACTAGACGAAAAAGGTAATGTGACTGCGTGGCATCATCGTATTGTCGGACAATCTATTATTGCGGGTTCTCCGTTTGAAGGTTTTCTGATTAAAGAAGGCATAGACGCAACGTCGGTCGAAGGTGCATCCACACTGCCTTATCAGATTCCTAATTTATTGGTTGATTTACATACAACAAGCTCACAAATTCCTATCCAATGGTGGCGGTCAGTTGGTTCAACGCATACCGCATTTTCTACCGAAACGATGTTGGATGAGTTAGCCCATGATGCAGGGAAAGACCCTGTTGAGTTTCGGCTTGCCTTGTTAAAAGAGCATCCTCGCCATGCAGGTGTTTTAAAATTAGCAGCGGAAAAAGCAGGCTGGGGAACACCGTTAGCAAAAGGGAAAGGACGTGGTGTTGCTGTCCATGAGTCGTTTAACACTTATGTCGCGCAAGTCGCTGAGGTTACTGTAAAAGAGGATGGTACTTTTAGCGTTGACCGTGTGGTCTGTGCGGTAGATTGTGGGATAGCCATTAATCCCGACGTAATTCGCGCCCAAATGGAGGGCGGTTTAGGTTATGGATTATCTGCAACTTTAGCAGAATCGATTACGTTTAAAGATGGTTTAGTGGAGCAAAGCAATTTCCACAATTACCCCGTGTTGCGCATTAATCAAATGCCAAGCATTGAGGTTTATATCGTGGAGTCCACAGAAAAGCCTACAGGTGTAGGTGAACCAGCAACGCCTGTTATTGCCCCCGCTGTTGCTAATGCTTTATTTGCAGTAACAGGAAAACGTTTATACGAATTACCGTTAAAACTAGCGTAA
- a CDS encoding (2Fe-2S)-binding protein — protein MELIINGKTVTVEVEPDTPLLWVLRDHLHMTGTKFGCGMALCGACTVHVDGQPTRSCSMPVSAMAGKQITTIEGISSKAAQAVQTAWEKLDVVQCGYCQSGQIMSATALLERNPNPSDSDIDTAMGGNVCRCATYVRIRAAIKEAAKTLV, from the coding sequence ATGGAGCTGATTATTAACGGTAAAACCGTCACGGTGGAGGTTGAGCCAGATACTCCTTTGTTATGGGTTCTCCGCGACCATTTACACATGACGGGTACTAAATTCGGCTGTGGGATGGCTTTGTGTGGTGCATGTACAGTGCATGTTGATGGACAACCAACCCGTTCCTGTTCGATGCCCGTCTCTGCCATGGCAGGTAAACAAATTACTACCATCGAAGGGATTAGTAGTAAAGCTGCGCAAGCGGTGCAAACAGCGTGGGAAAAGTTAGATGTGGTGCAATGTGGTTATTGCCAATCAGGGCAAATCATGAGCGCGACCGCGTTGTTAGAACGTAATCCCAACCCCAGCGATAGCGATATCGACACCGCAATGGGCGGTAACGTTTGCCGTTGTGCAACTTATGTTCGCATCCGTGCGGCTATTAAAGAAGCTGCAAAAACGCTGGTCTAA
- the lipA gene encoding lipoyl synthase has protein sequence MDNPSKSVEVGKHQRGAEKTARIPIKVVPAEPQRKPDWIRIRVPTGSAVRDLKEKLRDHHLHTVCEEASCPNLNECFSGGTATFMIMGDICTRRCPFCDVAHGRPEPLDENEPINLAHTIADMGLNYVVITSVDRDDLRDGGAGHFVACIREIRTYSPKTRIEILVPDFRGRLEKALEIMHEAPPDVFNHNLETVPRLYKQARPGADYAWSLNLIKQFKAQHPDVPTKSGLMLGLGETLEEVQQVMADLRAHDCDMLTLGQYLQPSQHHLALQRYVTPQEFKDLGELGKQMGFKQVASAPLVRSSYHADKQAEGTF, from the coding sequence ATGGATAACCCCTCTAAATCCGTTGAAGTTGGTAAACATCAACGTGGCGCAGAAAAAACCGCGCGGATTCCCATTAAAGTTGTGCCTGCCGAACCCCAGCGCAAACCTGACTGGATACGGATTCGTGTGCCAACAGGCTCTGCCGTGCGTGACCTTAAAGAAAAATTACGCGACCATCATTTGCACACCGTTTGCGAAGAGGCATCGTGCCCGAATTTAAACGAATGTTTTTCGGGGGGAACTGCTACTTTTATGATTATGGGAGATATTTGTACACGTCGTTGCCCCTTCTGCGATGTTGCGCATGGTCGTCCAGAGCCACTAGATGAAAATGAACCGATTAATTTAGCACACACTATTGCCGATATGGGCTTAAATTATGTGGTGATTACTTCCGTTGACCGTGATGATTTACGCGATGGTGGTGCAGGGCATTTTGTTGCATGTATCCGCGAAATTCGGACATATTCGCCAAAAACGCGCATAGAGATTTTAGTGCCTGATTTTCGTGGGCGTTTAGAAAAAGCCTTAGAAATTATGCATGAAGCTCCACCTGATGTGTTTAATCATAATTTAGAAACTGTGCCCCGTTTATATAAACAAGCTCGCCCAGGTGCGGATTATGCATGGTCATTAAATCTGATTAAACAGTTTAAAGCCCAACATCCTGATGTACCGACAAAATCAGGGTTAATGCTGGGGTTAGGAGAAACGTTAGAAGAAGTTCAGCAAGTCATGGCAGATTTACGTGCGCATGATTGCGACATGTTGACGTTAGGGCAATATCTACAACCGAGCCAACATCATTTAGCCTTGCAGCGTTATGTGACTCCACAAGAATTTAAAGACTTGGGTGAATTAGGCAAACAAATGGGCTTTAAACAAGTTGCCAGTGCGCCGTTGGTACGTTCTTCTTATCATGCGGATAAACAAGCGGAAGGAACGTTTTAA
- a CDS encoding AbrB/MazE/SpoVT family DNA-binding domain-containing protein, translated as MHSSQDAPLLQKLDNLTKKISLVSPTIRNWQTVFHIAQQFSDDFMQEERKQPEIQTRELF; from the coding sequence ATGCATTCTAGCCAAGATGCCCCCCTTTTACAAAAACTTGATAATTTAACTAAAAAAATATCTTTAGTTTCTCCAACTATTCGCAACTGGCAAACTGTTTTCCATATTGCCCAACAATTTAGCGACGACTTTATGCAAGAGGAAAGAAAACAACCTGAAATACAAACAAGAGAACTATTTTAA
- a CDS encoding LysR family transcriptional regulator, with product MLELRHLKAMLALFETGSVTLAATRLHLTQSALSHQLASLENYLETPLFERQQRPLKLTPAGELLLQLAQKVLPEFEKTRQAIAQLKTLGVVRELRIAVECHTCYDWLMPAMDNYREQQNAVELDLVAGFHTDPLLLLAEQQADVVIVSEAKAQRNITYFPLFSYEIVALIARQHAFVEKAYLVAEDFATVTLITYPVPDAKLDLIQHVLKPAGINPTRRTAELTIAILQLVASRRGIAALPRWAVQPYLERDYVQARPIGIQGLWGELYAAVRSHEKDIHVGFITTLIETAFATLKDLKNKRLPE from the coding sequence ATGTTAGAACTCCGCCATTTAAAAGCGATGCTTGCCTTATTTGAAACAGGGAGCGTGACTTTAGCCGCGACACGTTTACATCTCACGCAGTCCGCTTTATCGCATCAGTTAGCGAGCTTAGAAAATTATTTAGAAACTCCCTTATTTGAACGTCAGCAACGACCATTAAAATTAACACCCGCAGGAGAATTATTATTGCAATTAGCACAAAAGGTCTTGCCTGAGTTTGAGAAAACCCGCCAAGCAATCGCACAGTTAAAAACGCTGGGGGTCGTGCGTGAATTACGCATTGCGGTGGAATGTCATACTTGTTACGACTGGTTAATGCCTGCGATGGACAACTACCGTGAACAACAAAACGCGGTTGAATTGGATTTAGTGGCGGGCTTTCATACTGACCCGTTGTTGCTACTGGCAGAACAACAAGCGGATGTTGTGATTGTTTCGGAGGCAAAAGCACAGCGCAATATCACTTATTTTCCTTTATTTAGCTACGAAATTGTTGCCTTGATTGCGCGACAACATGCGTTTGTTGAAAAAGCCTATTTAGTGGCAGAAGATTTTGCGACAGTTACTTTAATTACTTATCCTGTGCCTGATGCAAAGCTAGATTTAATACAACATGTGCTGAAACCCGCAGGCATTAACCCGACTCGACGCACAGCAGAATTAACTATTGCAATTTTACAATTAGTTGCTTCACGGCGCGGGATTGCTGCCTTGCCACGTTGGGCGGTTCAGCCTTATTTAGAAAGGGATTATGTTCAAGCGCGTCCGATTGGAATACAAGGATTATGGGGAGAACTATACGCAGCGGTGCGTAGTCATGAAAAGGATATTCATGTGGGGTTTATCACAACATTGATAGAAACAGCATTTGCTACTTTAAAGGATTTAAAGAACAAGCGTTTGCCCGAATAA
- the hemA gene encoding glutamyl-tRNA reductase — protein sequence MQLYVVGLNHTTAPVAIREQVSFPAERLHHALHDLTQHELVEEAVIVSTCNRTEVYCATAHDTRDLLLAWLGQYHHITPEKLSNYLYIHEHTDAIRHLLRVACGLDSLILGEPQILGQIKAAYQQARDVNTTGRLLSKLFEHSFSVAKQVRTDTAIGSSPVSVAFAAVRLAQQIFGDLQQNTALLIGAGETIELAARHLHEKGLGRMIVANRTLDRARTLAKEFSGYAITLEEIPNHLAEADVIISSTASPTPILSCNTVKQAIKARKHRPIFIVDIAVPRDVEAEVSRLEDVYLYTVDDLNEVIQENLRTREQAARQAEEIIDTQVTHFMGWLNSLSAIETICDIRERAQDKRVELVTKAKKMLENGKSPQDVIDYLAHTLTNTLIHTPCTQLRQAGYNGREDLVLAAQQLFQLNQHK from the coding sequence ATGCAGTTGTATGTTGTTGGTTTGAATCACACCACCGCACCTGTTGCGATTCGTGAACAGGTCTCTTTCCCAGCCGAACGTTTGCATCACGCTTTACACGATTTAACGCAACATGAGTTAGTCGAGGAGGCGGTTATTGTCTCGACCTGTAATCGAACAGAGGTTTATTGCGCGACAGCGCATGATACCCGCGATTTATTACTGGCATGGTTAGGTCAATATCATCACATCACCCCCGAAAAATTAAGCAATTACTTATATATTCATGAACATACTGATGCAATTCGCCATTTACTACGGGTTGCCTGTGGTTTAGATTCACTCATTTTAGGCGAGCCTCAAATTCTGGGACAAATTAAAGCCGCGTATCAACAGGCACGTGATGTTAATACAACAGGACGATTATTAAGCAAACTGTTTGAGCATAGTTTTTCTGTGGCGAAACAAGTGAGAACTGATACGGCTATCGGCTCAAGTCCTGTCTCTGTTGCTTTTGCTGCGGTTAGATTAGCCCAGCAAATTTTTGGCGATTTACAACAAAATACGGCGTTGCTGATTGGCGCGGGAGAAACGATAGAACTGGCTGCTCGTCATCTGCATGAAAAAGGCTTAGGCAGGATGATAGTTGCCAATAGAACCTTAGACCGTGCACGCACATTAGCAAAAGAATTCAGTGGTTATGCAATCACGTTGGAAGAAATCCCCAACCATTTAGCCGAGGCAGATGTCATTATCTCTTCAACTGCAAGCCCAACCCCAATTTTAAGCTGTAACACGGTTAAACAAGCGATAAAAGCCCGTAAACATCGCCCAATATTTATCGTTGATATTGCCGTCCCCCGCGATGTAGAGGCAGAAGTCAGTCGACTAGAAGATGTTTATCTTTATACCGTTGATGATTTAAACGAAGTGATTCAAGAAAATTTACGCACTCGAGAACAAGCTGCCCGCCAAGCAGAAGAAATTATTGATACTCAAGTCACCCACTTTATGGGCTGGCTTAATTCGCTCAGTGCGATAGAAACCATCTGCGATATTCGCGAACGCGCACAAGATAAACGGGTTGAATTAGTGACAAAAGCTAAAAAGATGCTAGAAAATGGCAAATCGCCACAAGATGTGATTGATTATTTAGCACATACTTTAACAAATACGTTAATTCACACGCCCTGTACGCAATTACGACAAGCAGGCTATAACGGTCGTGAAGACCTTGTCCTTGCGGCACAACAACTGTTTCAATTAAATCAGCATAAATAA